One part of the Magallana gigas chromosome 5, xbMagGiga1.1, whole genome shotgun sequence genome encodes these proteins:
- the LOC105342891 gene encoding CWF19-like protein 1 — translation MSSKALKILVSGDVEGNLDKLFGRVNTIQKKSGSFDLLLCVGEFFGSNTSEWEKYKSGQSKVPISTLILGPNDPTLSECYQNNTDGVELCENLTYLGRKGTFTGSSGLSVAYLSGKEGDRSELGVFSRQDVSSLLLPCEGDTKFRGVDILLTSQWPKQPAKYASDVELDTEQCGSDLISQLALGLRPRYHFCASEDVFYERQPYRNHKVLVEKEKHVTRFISLAKVNNSQKKKYLYAFNIIPLCNMDEAELTKQPSDVTECPYKKGSFNHPDKDEPAQFFYDTNTTEKGKKRKREDKREQKKHPRPSGPCWFCLGSPEVEKHLVVSVGTECYLALAKGGLVPDHALILPIGHHQSMVLAPDGVREEIDKYKKALIELYKQNNKSVIFFERNYKTQHLQIQAVPFPDDRKQEAKDSFMECAEAESITLDEIPKHSDLKQIVPVGAPYFYAELPIGEKLLHRISKNFPLQFGREVLASVQLLNMPERVDWKACKINRQEEETHAEDFRRQFEQFDFTLE, via the exons ATGTCTTCAAAAGCATTAAAAAT CTTAGTCTCGGGCGATGTTGAGGGGAACCTAGACAAATTGTTTGGCCGTGTCAACACCATACAGAAGAAAAGTGGTAGCTTTGAT TTGCTGTTGTGTGTTGGAGAATTCTTTGGGAGTAACACCAGTGAATGGGAGAAGTACAAGAGTGGTCAAAGCAAAG tCCCAATAAGCACCCTGATACTAGGACCCAATGACCCAACCTTGTCGGAGTGTTATCAGAACAACACAGATGGGGTGGAGCTTTGTGAAAATCTGACCTACCTAG gtagAAAAGGAACTTTCACAGGTAGCTCAGGCCTGTCTGTGGCGTATCTGAGTGGGAAGGAAGGGGACCGGTCCGAGCTGGGGGTCTTCTCTCGGCAGGATGTGTCCAGCCTTCTTCTGCCCTGTGAGGGGGACACAAAGTTCAGGGGAGTGGACATCTTACTGACCTCTCAATGGCCAAAACAACCAGCTAAATATGCATCAGATGTG GAGCTGGACACAGAGCAGTGTGGGTCGGACCTAATCAGTCAGCTGGCCCTCGGGCTGAGGCCTCGCTATCACTTCTGTGCCTCTGAAGATGTCTTCTATGAGCGACAGCCTTACAG AAATCACAAGGTCTTAGTGGAGAAAGAGAAACATGTGACCAGGTTCATTTCCCTTGCCAAAGTAAACAACTCTCAGAAGAAAAAA TATTTATATGCTTTCAATATCATTCCACTTTGCAACATGGATGAGGCGGAATTAACCAAACAGCCAAGTGATGTAACAGAGTGTCCATATAAAAAAGGGTCGTTTAACCATCCTGACAAG GATGAGCCTGCTCAGTTTTTCTATGATACCAATACTACAGAAAAAGGGAAAAAGAGGAAGAGAGAAGATAAGAGAGAACAAAAAAAGCACC CCCGCCCGTCCGGACCCTGCTGGTTTTGTCTTGGATCCCCTGAGGTAGAGAAACACCTTGTGGTCAGTGTAGGGACTGAG TGTTACCTGGCCCTGGCTAAGGGTGGCCTAGTGCCAGACCACGCCCTAATTCTGCCAATCGGTCACCACCAATCAATGGTCCTCGCCCCTGATGGTGTCCGAGAGGAAATCGACAAGTAT AAAAAAGCTCTGATTGAACTCTACAAGCAGAACAATAAAAGTGTCATATTTTTTGAGAGAAATTATAAGACTCAGCATCTTCAGATACAG GCAGTGCCATTCCCGGATGACAGAAAGCAAGAAGCTAAAGATAGCTTTATGGAATGTGCAGAGGCTGAATCTATAACACTAGATGAAATTCCTAAACACTCTGATCTCAAGCAG ATCGTTCCTGTTGGGGCACCTTATTTTTATGCAGAACTTCCCATAGGGGAAAAATTGCTGCATAGGATCTCCAAAAATTTTCCTCTCCAGTTTGGCAG AGAGGTTCTGGCCAGCGTCCAACTGCTGAACATGCCAGAGCGCGTGGACTGGAAGGCTTGTAAAATAAATCGGCAGGAGGAGGAGACACATGCTGAGGATTTTAGGAGGCAGTTCGAACAGTTTGATTTTACTTTGGAATAA